In one Bryobacteraceae bacterium genomic region, the following are encoded:
- a CDS encoding NADH-quinone oxidoreductase subunit J, with translation MDALLFGLFATIAVVCAIIMVTQRHPISSALSLVGVMGSLAILYLLLGAQFIAAAQLIVYAGAIMVLFLFVIMLLNAGVEPRPARASLLAKVIGIPLLVVFLGVISFLIHLTVPPNDTMVKFGGQVPGSAQDVGRALFTTYLLPFEVTSVLVLIAILGAVVLARKEMD, from the coding sequence ATGGACGCGTTACTGTTCGGTTTGTTTGCAACGATCGCGGTGGTGTGCGCCATCATCATGGTGACGCAGCGGCACCCGATCTCGAGCGCGCTTTCGCTGGTGGGTGTGATGGGGTCGCTCGCGATCCTCTACCTGCTCCTCGGCGCGCAGTTCATCGCCGCGGCCCAGTTGATCGTCTACGCCGGCGCCATCATGGTGCTCTTCCTCTTCGTGATCATGCTGCTGAACGCCGGCGTGGAGCCCAGGCCCGCCCGCGCCAGCCTGCTCGCCAAGGTGATCGGGATCCCGCTGCTCGTGGTTTTCCTCGGCGTCATCAGCTTCCTCATCCACCTGACCGTGCCTCCCAACGACACGATGGTCAAGTTCGGCGGACAGGTTCCGGGATCGGCCCAGGACGTTGGCCGGGCGCTGTTCACCACCTACCTGCTGCCCTTCGAAGTCACTTCGGTTCTCGTGTTGATCGCGATTCTCGGCGCGGTGGTTCTGGCGCGAAAGGAGATGGACTGA
- the nuoK gene encoding NADH-quinone oxidoreductase subunit NuoK, with amino-acid sequence MPPIVNQGVPLTAYLTLSAVLFALGIAGFLYRKSLVTVFMSIELMLNAVNLTFVAFSYKLGKVDGHLFTFFVMVVAAAEAAVGLAIILTVFKNRATLLVDDVDSLKL; translated from the coding sequence ATGCCTCCGATCGTCAACCAAGGCGTTCCGCTGACGGCGTACCTCACTCTGAGCGCGGTGTTGTTCGCGCTCGGCATCGCCGGGTTCCTCTACCGCAAGAGCCTCGTCACGGTCTTCATGTCGATCGAGCTGATGCTCAATGCCGTGAACCTCACCTTCGTCGCCTTCTCCTACAAGCTCGGTAAAGTGGACGGGCACTTGTTCACCTTCTTCGTGATGGTGGTGGCTGCCGCTGAAGCCGCCGTGGGCCTCGCGATCATTCTCACCGTCTTCAAGAACCGCGCCACCCTGCTGGTCGACGATGTCGACTCGCTGAAACTCTAA